In the Trichoderma atroviride chromosome 4, complete sequence genome, AACGAAATAAGTCGAAAAAAGAACAGACGAGagtaaaacaaaaaagaccCATTTTCCTATACCGATATACCCATGCTTTAATCTAATCAAAAGTAATCTTTGTCGCCTTCTGGTTCGGATCCACGTCCTTGAAGAAGCCGCCATACATATCGtgagtcttcttcttgacgaCAGTGCCAAACTTCATTAGCTCGTCAGGAACAGGCTGGTTGGCACCCTTCAGGATGTTGATGAGACTATTTCACACTTGTTAGCTTTTTCTGCTCTCAAAACACACCAAGTTGCGTTTGAGAGGACTACTTACGATCCAGAGTGCGCCTTGTCTTGGATGGTGAACATGGTGATTGCCTCGCCAGTCTTGCCGGCTCTGCCAGTTCGTCCAATACGGTGAACATAATCCTCAATGGTGAGAGGGAACTGCGGGGAGCAAGTTAGAAGAGGACTTTATAGATCTCTGATTAGACCCATCACTTACTGTAACATTGATGACAAGCTTAACCTCGGGAATATCCAATCCTCGAGCAGCCACATCTGTGGCGACCAAAACCGGTGTCTTGCCAGACTTGAAAGCCTCCAAGCTTCTAGTTCGCTGCTCCTGCTTCAAGTCTCCGTGAATACCGCCCACGCGGACGCCCTTGCGGCCAAGGAAGCCCTCGACGCGAGTTGCCTCCTTCTTGTACAGGCAAAAGACCAGGATTCGGTCATCCTTTTGCTTGCcctgctgatgctgcttgatGATTTGCAAAAGTCTGAATTCCTTATCCCTGCCGTCCACAACTTCGACCTTTTGTGTAATACGGGTGTTGGCTTGCAGCTCAACTGAGCCGTTTTCTGTCTCCTTGCCGCGAGATCCAATGGTGATCTTGACTGGGTCAACCATGAAAGAGGATGCCAAGCTCTGGACGGAGAATGGCCAGGTAGCAGTGAACATGAGCGTTTGACGCTCCTCCCGAGGAGGGCAAGCACCGAGAATCAGCTTGATATCCTCTTCGAAACCCTTGTCCAGCATACGAtcggcctcgtccaggaCGGCGAATTGGCAGCCGCTCAAATCGACAGTTCCGTCAGACATGAAGTCCTTCAATCGGCCGGGAGTGGCGACAATGATGTCAGCACCCCTCTGGAGAAGCGCTCGCTGGTCGTCCTTTGAGGCGCCTCCATAGAGACAGACGCACTTGAGCCTCAGAAGAGCAGCTACTCCATTCATCTGCTCATAAGTCTGCATAGCCAACTCGCGGGTAGGTGACACAACAACCGCCTTGACGACCTTCTTTCCAATGGTGGAAATGGCCTCCACACAAGGAAGAGTGAAAGCCATGGTCTTGCCGGAACCTGTCTCAGCCACACCAACCACATCACGGCCGGAAAGAGTTGATGGCCATGAGGCAGCCTGAATGGGAGTGGGAGTTTTGTAGTTGGCAAAGGGAgaaggcttcttctcgaggAGGTTGGTCGAGGGGAGGTGGTGGAATTCGGTAATGGGTCGGAGCTTGTCGGTGACGTTCTTGGGGTCTGTAATGACAATCTCGTTCTTGGACAAGTATTCGTCGATTTCGGACTGGGCAACGTTGGAAAGACTCATGGTCTGGACGTAATCGCGGCCGTTGGAGGCTTGCTCAGATGCATTGCCGTTGGTAtccttcttggctttgcgatCCTTCTTGGACTGTTTCTTATCTTCGACGGGCTTCTCGTTAACGTCCATGCTTTCGGGCTGTTCTTCAGtagcgtcttcatcttgagacttctttgcctttttctctttcttgtccttcttcgacttcttcttctctacagGCTCCTCGgtcttttcgtcttcttcctctgagttcttcttcttctctttcttctccttcttgtccttcttcttgtccttcttctccttcttcaagcgGGCCTTCTCAGCATCGTCGCTGGAGTCGACCTTGGACTTTTTGATCGGGCGGTTCTCGGCAACGCTGTCGTCGCCCTCGGCGAGGAGATGCTTTGTCGCGGCCATTGTGTATGATTGATTCAATCTGATCCCAATTGAAAGCGTAGGATCAATCGTGTCTCTTGGCTGTTGCGACGAGAAAGACTGATCGCTGCTGCGCAAATGGAAAATGGTGGGTCTCGGGTCGCAATGAAAAACGAAAAAAGGCGAGATGCAAGGAAAAAAATCTTTATCGATAGAGATGTGGCGCCCTACCAATCAACGCCGGGCTGTGGCAGTCCCACTGAGAAATCTTAGCGCCGATTTGTCACAGTGGGCTTGCGTCCCGGGTAGAGCAGTCTGTAAGATGCGGACAAGACACTATCAAAGCGCATCATTGGGCGTTTCGGAAGACTACGAGCAGTGATCAATTGATCATATCTAGGAAATTTAGAATACAACTTGGCATCAGCTAAAAATAAGATAACGAGTGAAAGAAATGCCACTATAAACCATGCACTTGGCCTCGAATTAGGGATGGTGGCTCTTGGTACCTGTAACAGAAGGTCAGGTCTTCAGACCATCTACAGACTGTTCAATACGAAGCATGTTTCATTAAATATAGACTAGATCATGGAAAACAATTAGACAGCATACATATATCTATATTGCTCGTTGTCGCCTACCCACTTAGGTGGTACTTGTCATAAGTTGGTTTCACGGCTCTCTTATCTGGTGTAGGCGGGGTCACCGCTTCGACTGAGTCTTGAGACCTCGCGACAAATTATATGATGCGTCATATGCAACGCCTGTCCATATATGTAGCCAATAGAGAGCTGTGAAATGTAATGACACAAGCAATCTACATTGAACACATGAACGAACAAGCCAAGTTCCGCCAGGACGCAGAGAGTCGGCGGGGTTAAGTAAAGGCCGCGAACTTTTGTCGGTGAGAGTTATGACTCACTTATAAACCTCTACAAGCCCGGCAACTTAGTTCCGAGcaaatatttaaaaagaagcaaaactGAGTTATGAAAGCTTCTAGAAACAATTAATAGTAATCATGAGTGTCGAAAGCATCATTTTGATCGGCCCAGAGGGATCCGGCAAGTCCACAATCGGCAAAATCATCGCCACGACGCTCTCAAAAGAGCTGTATAGCATTGACCGCCACCGCGATGAACTCTACCCACCATTTGGCTACGATAAAGCCTTTGCGGAAAAGATATATGAAGAGCAGGGTCTATGGCCGTTTTACCAACATTGGAAAATATTCGAGTACCAGGCTGTTTCACACATCTTGCAAAACGCCAGTAAAGAGGGCGAAGAGTTTTACGGCAAGATTATCGACTTTGGAGCTGGACATTCGGTATATGAGAATCCAGAAGAATTGGAAAAGATTGAGGCTTTGATGAAACCCTATCCGAACGTTATCTTGTTGGTGCCCTGTGAAGATGTGGAAGAAGCCTTGAAGATTACAGAGGCTCGCAGAAACCGCAAACTGGGCCTCAACAAACAC is a window encoding:
- a CDS encoding uncharacterized protein (EggNog:ENOG41) — encoded protein: MSVESIILIGPEGSGKSTIGKIIATTLSKELYSIDRHRDELYPPFGYDKAFAEKIYEEQGLWPFYQHWKIFEYQAVSHILQNASKEGEEFYGKIIDFGAGHSVYENPEELEKIEALMKPYPNVILLVPCEDVEEALKITEARRNRKLGLNKHFLEHPSNKRLAKYTIYTKDKTAEECAESVLQIIRGNIQQVARPN